In Flavobacterium cerinum, one genomic interval encodes:
- a CDS encoding alpha/beta fold hydrolase: protein MGLYSRIEGKGKPLLIIHGFLGMSDNWKTLGTQFAAEGYEVHALDMRNHGKSFHSDAFSYQLMAEDVCQYCQEHNLMHIDLLGHSMGGKVAMLVAVKYPDLVDKLIVADIGPKQYAPHHQEILQGLSAVDFSKKPGRGEVEAIISNYIPDFGTRQFLLKNLYWEEPGQLAFRFNLNAFVKNQEVIGESLPYDGYFGKPVLFLKGEKSGYIKNEDTELIEHHFPLAQLITIKNAGHWLHAENPADFFEAVNSFLKG from the coding sequence ATGGGATTGTATTCGAGAATTGAAGGAAAAGGAAAGCCGCTTTTAATTATTCACGGTTTCCTGGGGATGTCAGATAATTGGAAAACACTTGGAACTCAGTTTGCGGCCGAAGGATATGAAGTACATGCGCTGGATATGCGGAATCACGGAAAGAGTTTTCATTCGGATGCATTCAGCTATCAGCTAATGGCGGAAGATGTGTGTCAATATTGTCAGGAGCATAATCTGATGCATATCGATCTTTTGGGACATTCAATGGGTGGTAAAGTGGCAATGCTGGTGGCGGTTAAATATCCGGATCTGGTTGATAAGCTTATTGTAGCCGATATTGGGCCGAAGCAATATGCACCGCATCATCAGGAAATTTTACAAGGTCTGAGTGCGGTCGATTTTTCTAAAAAGCCGGGAAGAGGAGAAGTGGAAGCTATCATTAGTAATTATATTCCTGATTTTGGGACAAGACAGTTTCTGTTGAAAAACCTGTATTGGGAAGAACCCGGGCAGTTAGCGTTTCGTTTTAATCTGAATGCTTTTGTAAAGAATCAGGAAGTGATAGGGGAATCTTTGCCGTATGACGGGTATTTCGGAAAGCCGGTTTTATTTTTAAAAGGTGAAAAATCCGGATATATTAAAAATGAAGACACTGAGCTGATTGAACATCATTTTCCTTTAGCGCAGCTTATAACGATTAAAAATGCAGGTCATTGGCTGCATGCTGAAAATCCTGCTGATTTTTTTGAGGCAGTAAATTCATTTCTAAAAGGTTAA